Proteins from one Kazachstania africana CBS 2517 chromosome 1, complete genome genomic window:
- the BLS1 gene encoding Bls1p (similar to Saccharomyces cerevisiae YLR408C; ancestral locus Anc_4.273): protein MNVGVGNSSNNGNKTTELDQLFKNVIKNHKSTKLSDTIDEINRNNRYIMETQFKKLLKLHDKSFNEKSVLPMYELYKKYYNLVENDLNIQNEAAILDRDLRIIEMTIGNIKKQIHSNIYCSYMLEFMLVPLLHFPIFVFRSNLH from the coding sequence ATGAATGTGGGAGTAGGCAATAGTAGCAATAATGGTAATAAGACTACAGAGTTGGATCAACTGTTCAAAAATGTGATAAAGAATCATAAAAGTACAAAGCTGAGTGATACGATAGATGAAATCAACCGGAATAACCGTTATATAATGGAAACTCAATTCAAGAAGCTCTTAAAACTGCATGACAAATCTTTTAATGAGAAAAGTGTTCTACCAATGTATGAATTGTACAAAAAATACTACAACTTGGTTGAAAATGACCTTAATATTCAAAACGAAGCTGCCATCCTAGATAGAGATTTACGAATAATTGAAATGACGATAggaaatattaaaaaacaaATACATAGTAATATATACTGTTCATATATGCTCGAATTTATGCTAGTCCCTTTGCTGCATTTTCCCATTTTTGTGTTTCGATCCAACCTGcattga
- the GAG1 gene encoding Gag1p (similar to Saccharomyces cerevisiae YLR407W; ancestral locus Anc_4.272), producing MNNKNTSLKSMFHYPFHRWKVFLKKIAHETLNSLEENGSSSSDEKIDSLFAEQKSIWNKASSTERDSKASMSFSIKRFNTRQGGGNLEMKLSDEPTEEFTTSSNVQNADDTSDEDEEAAEEDRNSFNNVTFDNYDSVKECGKLRKLVGEPFHQGEMIWNQRRTLWSQDLTKLTPEQLRERREKFSSVPKDCYTRIYKKLVVDDKPLRDPVNLQDAIKIINAGWIETQKWENAAKGLA from the coding sequence atgaataataaaaacACCAGTCTCAAATCGATGTTTCATTACCCATTCCACAGATGGAAGGTCTTTCTCAAGAAGATTGCACATGAAACTTTGAACTCGTTGGAGGAAAATGGCAGTAGCTCTagtgatgaaaaaattgattctCTGTTTGCGGAACAAAAAAGTATATGGAATAAAGCATCAAGCACTGAGAGAGACAGCAAAGCGTCTATGTCATTTTCGATAAAGAGGTTCAATACCCGACAAGGAGGAGGTAATcttgaaatgaaattaagTGACGAACCCACGGAGGAATTTACAACGTCCTCCAATGTACAAAACGCGGATGATACCtcagatgaagatgaagaagctgCCGAGGAAGATAGGAACAGTTTTAACAACGTTACGTTTGATAATTACGATTCAGTCAAAGAATGTGGTAAGCTTCGAAAATTAGTAGGAGAGCCATTTCATCAAGGTGAAATGATATGGAATCAAAGAAGGACGCTTTGGAGTCAAGACCTAACAAAACTCACTCCTGAGCAGTTGCGTGAACGTAGAGAGAAATTCAGCTCGGTTCCAAAGGATTGTTATACCAGGATctataaaaaattggttgTAGACGATAAACCTTTACGTGATCCTGTAAATTTACAAGATgcaatcaaaattatcaatgCAGGTTGGATCGAAACACAAAAATGGGAAAATGCAGCAAAGGGACTAGCATAA
- the DUS4 gene encoding tRNA dihydrouridine synthase (similar to Saccharomyces cerevisiae DUS4 (YLR405W); ancestral locus Anc_4.269): MKVDPLTLLQDNNDITTVLGPMVRYSKLSFRELCKFYNTEITYTPMILAREYVRNSNARISDLSINSEDGCTIAQVGVNNVTDLMRFIEMVGPYVDGIGINCGCPIREQVREGIGCAMIYNEDLLIDMVKAVKDKYGSTLRLETKIRIHENGKPERTVKLCKNLCKVGVDWITIHGRTRTTRSSEPVDLKAIKFIVEQVRTEYPDSIFVANGDCFNDEDMQKIAKITGVQGVMSARGILSNPALFDGYKTCPWKCVERFMYIVTEHGALPFALIQHHLYCMFENMKSNKLLLKELMELKHLPSLIDWLDQNFSFKRHGEEGFAQAVEIPYRAIQQT; encoded by the coding sequence ATGAAAGTTGATCCGTTGACTCTCCTGCAAGATAATAACGATATAACAACAGTGCTGGGCCCGATGGTTAGGTATTCGAAGTTATCGTTCAGAGAATTAtgtaaattttataatacGGAAATAACGTATACTCCAATGATTTTGGCCAGAGAGTACGTGAGAAATTCGAATGCTAGGATTAGTGATTTGAGTATAAATTCTGAAGATGGTTGTACCATTGCTCAGGTGGGTGTTAACAATGTTACAGATTTGATGAGATTTATTGAGATGGTTGGACCTTATGTAGATGGTATCGGTATCAATTGTGGATGTCCTATACGAGAACAGGTCAGGGAAGGAATCGGGTGTGCTATGATTTACAATGAGGATTTATTGATCGATATGGTTAAAGCTGTGAAAGACAAATATGGTAGCACATTGCGTttagaaacaaaaattagaaTTCATGAAAATGGGAAGCCCGAAAGAACGGTGAAACTTTGCAAAAACCTGTGCAAAGTTGGAGTGGATTGGATTACCATTCATGGAAGAACCAGAACCACTAGATCGTCCGAGCCCGTTGATTTAAAGgcaatcaaattcattgtCGAACAAGTAAGAACCGAATATCCAGACTCTATTTTCGTCGCAAACGGTGATTGTTTCAACGATGAGGACATGCAAAAGATTGCCAAGATCACAGGTGTACAAGGTGTAATGTCAGCAAGAGGCATATTGAGCAATCCAGCCTTATTTGATGGTTACAAAACGTGTCCGTGGAAATGCGTAGAAAGATTCATGTACATTGTTACAGAGCACGGAGCCCTACCTTTTGCATTGATTCAACATCACCTGTATTGTATGTTCGAAAATATGAAGTCAAATAAGCTGCTACTGAAAGAATTAATGGAATTGAAGCATCTACCGTCGTTGATCGATTGGTtggatcaaaatttctcatTTAAAAGACACGGTGAGGAAGGATTCGCCCAGGCCGTTGAAATACCATACAGAGCTATCCAACAGACATAA
- the SEI1 gene encoding seipin (similar to Saccharomyces cerevisiae YLR404W; ancestral locus Anc_4.266) has protein sequence MKINVTKPFQLLQYVCYIFVVLLLQIVVVGPLSILIFNDFYTRLIPDDSLQFVPISKFDQGKVEDVLIFKQDIDRISLNDDLINLDNNGISEKIPLREFINYELDFAFDFYCQSELETFNLQNVKISIQANDLPLYVLEMPIICITKNDTILLNSHTSRLELWQLEWLNKIHIDNVVTVPSNVDIISIVINKPSHSHFLVKPDSNLNFRMDFTNDLRNMMLRKRTITHIIGILIVNILLNLLFLLITVITFIVTSNKLNKKIFLMKKNQKLNK, from the coding sequence ATGAAGATAAACGTTACTAAACCGTTTCAGTTGTTACAATATGTTTGTTACATTTTCGTAGTTTTACTTCTACAAATCGTTGTAGTCGGTcctttatcaattttaatatttaaTGATTTCTATACAAGATTGATTCCAGACGATTCGTTACAATTCGTACctatatcaaaatttgaccAAGGAAAAGTAGAAGATGTACtaattttcaaacaagATATTGATAGAATCTCTTTGAATGATGACTTGATTAATCTCGATAATAATGGAATTTCAGAAAAGATACCCTTACGAGAATTTATCAACTACGAATTGGATTTCGCTTTCGACTTTTATTGTCAATCAGAATTGGAAACATtcaatttacaaaatgtcAAGATCTCTATTCAAGCCAATGATTTACCCCTTTATGTTCTCGAAATGCCAATAATTTGTATCACCAAAAATGATACCATATTACTGAACTCACATACATCAAGACTCGAATTGTGGCAATTAGAATGGCTAAATAAGATTCATATTGACAATGTAGTAACTGTTCCGAGTAACGTTGACATAATATCAATTGTCATTAACAAGCCAAGCCATTCCCACTTTTTAGTTAAAccagattcaaatttaaattttagAATGGATTTCACCAACGATTTAAGAAACATGATGCTACGCAAGAGAACCATTACTCATATAATAGGCATCCTCATTGTGAATATACTATTGAATCTGTTATTCCTGTTAATAACTGTAATTACATTCATTGTAacatcaaataaattaaataaaaaaatttttttgatgaaaaaaaatcaaaagttgaataaatga
- the SFP1 gene encoding zinc-coordinating transcription factor SFP1 (similar to Saccharomyces cerevisiae SFP1 (YLR403W); ancestral locus Anc_4.265), which yields MNMAVSNSNTASNTSNTTSMAASSTSTAINNTSRNNSNYNDAFSSATPSIFINNQVFAARNNFNDHDNTYSNPPSMSISPTNTINNNIHKQFSNNSNNNNNNNHPGSLLSTSPSNISNATKLRRDSIAHSQGMGGVSWGSLTIGSWLKDEVMFNSNNNNNNGNNINSISNNYNSNGNITYRRLSTINNLRTISSTSPHSAYLPNLEEQYCKDYSCCGLSLPGLHDLLKHYEEAHINNNNNIITGNNQLINPTTNSHSNDLFSKNQKQIRNAKPYPTTTTTNITTTVPSSSTSSTIMEKHIIQQQLKPSQLNHSSTLHHNNNDNNSKTKQTANTNSIFLNGNVVDAVSTNDVFFPVNSNVKIPTTTNKMYYSFKPQSQTNSNKTINLDFMNDGDLSKLSPFHHTRPIEESEVSVSDSEESEMDDDDEDDEVTTSTSATTPITNSNNNNMHNTSSHSMDTIFKKTDNYIDDPARRLYVMDHEEHKPFKCPVIGCEKTYKNQNGLKYHRIHGHQNQKLHENPDGTFSILDPDSNEPYPDGMGYEKDKPYRCEVCGKRYKNLNGLKYHRGHSTH from the coding sequence atGAATATGGCTGTCTCCAATAGTAACACCGCATCAAATACCTCTAATACAACTAGCATGGCTGCTTCTTCCACTTCAACTGCTATCAACAACACTAGTCGTAATAATAGCAACTATAACGACGCCTTCTCCTCGGCTACCCCTTccatttttataaataatCAAGTCTTCGCAGCTAGGAACAACTTTAATGATCATGATAATACATATTCTAACCCTCCTTCAATGAGTATCAGTCCAACTAATAccatcaataataatattcataagcaattttccaataatagtaataataataataacaataaccATCCCGGCTCTTTGCTCTCCACTTCCCCCTCCAATATCAGCAACGCTACAAAACTGAGAAGAGATTCAATAGCACATTCTCAAGGAATGGGTGGTGTCTCGTGGGGTTCATTGACGATCGGTTCCTGGCTGAAAGACGAAGTTATGTTCAAtagtaataacaataacaataatggtAACAACATTAACAGTATTAGTAATAACTACAATAGTAATGGAAATATCACTTATAGAAGACTATCAACCATTAATAACTTGAGAACAATCTCTTCAACCTCTCCACATTCTGCTTATCTTCCAAATTTGGAAGAACAATATTGTAAAGATTACTCTTGTTGTGGGCTTTCACTACCTGGTTTACATGATCTTCTAAAACATTATGAGGAAGCTCAtattaacaataataataatattattactgGTAATAATCAACTCATAAATCCAACAACAAACTCTCATTCAAACGATTTATTctcaaaaaatcaaaaacaaaTCAGGAACGCCAAACCTTAtccaacaacaacaacaacaaatatTACAACAACAGTACCGTCATCTTCAACATCTTCTACTATAATGGAAAAACATATCATACAGCAACAATTAAAACCGTCTCAATTGAACCATTCATCAACGTTACATCATAACAATAACGATAATAATAGCAAGACAAAACAAACCGCAAATACAAATTCAATCTTCTTAAATGGCAATGTTGTAGATGCTGTATCTACTAACGATGTATTCTTCCCAGTTAATTCGAATGTCAAAATACCGACTACCACAAATAAAATGTATTATTCATTCAAACCACAATCACAAACTAATAGTAATAAGACAATCAATCTAGATTTTATGAACGATGGtgatttatcaaaattgtcACCTTTCCATCATACAAGACCGATCGAAGAATCCGAAGTCTCCGTATCAGACTCcgaagaaagtgaaatggatgatgatgatgaagatgatgaggTAACAACAAGTACATCTGCAACCACCCCAATTACAAATTCAAACAACAATAACATGCATAATACGAGCAGTCATTCCATGGATacaatatttaaaaaaacTGATAATTATATAGATGATCCAGCAAGAAGATTGTACGTAATGGATCATGAAGAGCATAAACCATTCAAATGCCCAGTCATTGGATGTGAAAAGACGTATAAGAATCAAAACGGTTTGAAATATCATAGGATACATGGTcatcagaatcaaaaattgcATGAGAATCCAGATGGAACTTTCTCCATATTAGATCCTGATTCAAATGAGCCTTATCCCGATGGCATGGGCTATGAAAAGGATAAACCTTATCGTTGTGAGGTTTGTGGGAAACGTTATAAAAATCTGAACGGTTTGAAGTACCATAGAGGTCATTCCACTCATTAA
- the DUS3 gene encoding tRNA dihydrouridine synthase DUS3 (similar to Saccharomyces cerevisiae DUS3 (YLR401C); ancestral locus Anc_4.264), giving the protein MSVENKRAADSGEVAVKRQDTRDSKGIAHLKPEYIVSTVTSHAAPVQYNDEEQTSSDRQLDSGTNKKKNYNNNKKKKRGQNKDRDNRQVKEKNALCPKLIVSGNPEDCLFGETCRFNHDVEAYLKDKKPEIKVDTFKVCPVWETLGYCPMGYKCRFLSTHSTESKPTNVTVANKELNHIAFDKKSDLIKKRFPFEKSEEILEILDSFQQEQRDLKSNDNTEEATNTASTVDCPQVRHRNAEVDSKRERQKDLYNKYKDTRYWSNEKKSLDFKRKKILSPLTTVGNLPYRRLMVKYGCDVTYSEMALGVPLIQGTNSEWALPKCHSSEKEYGVQIACSKQWQAAKATEALVSHINNVNEVNLNSGCPIDLLYRQGSGSALLDNPARLIRCLNSMNYVSGDVPVTVKIRSGTKDGHAIADSLVKRLVWETDVAAITLHGRSRQQRYTKLADWDYVSLTAKSLRESELEFSQSEQFKDSHSRDKPIQFVGNGDVNNWEDWYRILDGDSNIDSIMVARGALIKPWIFEEIESQQYLDKTPVERVDILRDYSRFAMEHWGTDEYGISQCRRFFCEFMSFFHRYIPMGICERYPVKLNERPPNWIGRDDTETLLGSTDVSDWIKLSEVFFGPVDDSFVFTPKHKSNSYQQPSK; this is encoded by the coding sequence ATGAGTGTGGAAAATAAACGTGCTGCTGACTCTGGTGAGGTGGCTGTGAAGAGACAGGATACGAGAGATTCTAAAGGTATTGCCCATTTGAAACCAGAATATATTGTCTCTACGGTTACTTCTCATGCCGCGCCAGTTCAatataatgatgaagaacAAACATCTTCAGATCGTCAATTGGATTCAGGCacaaacaagaagaaaaattataataataataagaagaagaaaagaggaCAGAATAAAGATAGGGATAATCGTCAAGTAAAGGAGAAAAATGCGTTGTGTCCAAAATTAATCGTGTCAGGTAACCCTGAAGATTGTTTGTTCGGTGAAACTTGTAGATTCAATCATGACGTAGAAGCATATCTGAAAGATAAGAAACCTGAAATCAAAGTTGACACTTTTAAAGTTTGTCCTGTTTGGGAAACATTGGGTTACTGTCCAATGGGTTATAAATGTAGATTTTTATCAACACATTCCACCGAATCAAAACCTACAAATGTCACTGTAGCaaataaagaattgaaCCATATTGCATTCGATAAGAAGAGTGATTTaattaagaaaagatttCCATTTGAGAAAAGTGAAGAAATCCTGGAGATTCTCGATTCTTTCCAACAGGAACAACgtgatttgaaatcaaatgaCAATACAGAGGAAGCAACCAATACAGCTTCTACCGTAGATTGTCCTCAAGTGAGACATAGAAATGCTGAAGTAGACTCAAAGAGGGAAAGACAAAAGGACTTATACAACAAATACAAAGATACACGTTATTGGtccaatgaaaaaaaatcgcTTGATTttaagagaaagaaaatcttgTCACCTTTAACTACAGTCGGTAATTTACCATATCGTAGATTAATGGTTAAATATGGTTGTGATGTTACGTACAGTGAAATGGCACTAGGTGTTCCATTAATTCAAGGTACTAATTCTGAATGGGCATTACCAAAGTGTCATTCTtcagaaaaagaatatggTGTTCAAATAGCATGTTCTAAACAATGGCAAGCTGCTAAAGCTACCGAGGCTTTAGTTAGTCACATCAACAATGTAAACGAAGTCAATTTGAATTCTGGTTGTCCTATCGATTTATTATACAGACAAGGTTCTGGCAGTGCATTATTAGATAATCCTGCTAGATTAATTCGTTGTTTAAATTCGATGAATTATGTATCTGGTGACGTTCCCGTGACAGTGAAGATTAGAAGTGGTACAAAAGATGGTCATGCAATTGCAGATTCACTAGTTAAACGATTAGTTTGGGAAACTGACGTTGCTGCGATTACATTACATGGTAGAAGTAGGCAACAGAGATATACAAAATTAGCTGATTGGGACTATGTATCACTAACCGCCAAATCATTAAGGGAGAGTGAATTAGAATTTTCACAGAGTGaacaattcaaagattcaCATAGTCGCGATAAACCTATTCAATTTGTTGGTAATGGTGATGTTAATAATTGGGAAGATTGGTACAGAATATTAGATGGAGATTCTAACATTGATAGTATTATGGTTGCAAGAGGTGCATTAATTAAGCCATggatatttgaagaaattgaatcacAACAATATTTAGATAAGACACCGGTGGAAAGAGTAGATATTTTACGTGATTATTCAAGATTTGCTATGGAACATTGGGGTACAGATGAATATGGTATTTCACAATGTCGTAGATTTTTCTGTGAATTTATGTCATTTTTCCATAGATACATTCCAATGGGTATATGTGAAAGATATCCAGTGAAATTGAACGAAAGACCACCAAATTGGATTGGTAGAGACGACACAGAGACTTTACTTGGTAGTACGGACGTTAGTGACTGGATTAAATTGAGTGAAGTGTTTTTTGGTCCCGTCGATGATTCATTTGTCTTTACACCAAAACATAAGAGTAACTCGTACCAACAACCTTCTAAATAG
- the BDF1 gene encoding chromatin-binding protein BDF1 (similar to Saccharomyces cerevisiae BDF2 (YDL070W) and BDF1 (YLR399C); ancestral locus Anc_4.262) — MTDSIDPIQQATTVAAATPSIVDDTPLETTSVTSDIITEQKPTNVEETTTTITATTDSQLPAPILDSQDKNLEQVVDGTQKTPMVPAPAPPQEPNMNNLPEVPIPKHQQRHASMAIKAVKRLKDAKPFLKPVDIVALNIPLYYNYIDRPMDLSTMEKKLNVNAYATPEEIMNDFNLMVHNCIKFNGQTAAIAQMARNIQAAFEKHMLNMPAKELPVSNTQTKSRKRKNNGTDDVDDTPVIIRRAQTHNGRPKREIHPPKSKDIYPYENPKPKSKKLQQAMKFCSNIVKELTSKKYSSFNYPFLEPVDPVAMNLPTYFDFVKDPMDLGSIAKKLSNWEYNSMDQFESDIRLVFNNCYAFNPDGTIVNMMGHRLEEIFNNKWADRPAFNEDMDSDSESENSVDYYYDNGNANYESDIDESLITNPAIQYLEEQLTRMKVELQQLKKQELDRIRKERRLARGTKRSSSGRRGSAKLRKSNHHQKSSKKKFKTVVTYEMKRLITDHVNDLDTDDLAKVVHIISPGAKLDEEIEFDLDALDNDTILTLYNTFFRKFDESANLSGAIESNHREAPSLSPTNGVNKKRRSKALTEEERTRQIEKIKNKLAYLDHASPISQNASPTNTAYSNINRSLNTTSSSSDDDSESESEEE, encoded by the coding sequence ATGACCGACAGTATTGACCCTATTCAACAAGCCACTACTGTTGCCGCAGCAACACCCAGTATAGTCGATGACACACCATTGGAAACCACTTCTGTTACCAGTGATATAATCACTGAACAAAAACCTACCAATGTTGAGGAGACTACTACGACTATTACCGCTACTACAGATTCACAACTTCCTGCTCCAATATTGGACTCACAGGACAAGAATCTTGAACAGGTTGTAGATGGTACTCAAAAAACACCAATGGTTCCAGCTCCGGCTCCTCCTCAGGAACCTAATATGAATAATTTACCAGAGGTTCCAATACCAAAACATCAACAAAGACACGCTTCAATGGCAATAAAAGCTGTTAAACGATTAAAAGATGCAAAGCCTTTCTTAAAACCCGTAGATATAGTCGCTCTAAATATACCTCTCTATTACAATTATATTGATAGACCAATGGATTTATCCacaatggaaaaaaaattaaatgtaAATGCTTATGCGACtccagaagaaataatgaaCGATTTTAATCTAATGGTTCATAATTGTATTAAATTTAATGGACAAACTGCAGCCATCGCTCAAATGGCAAGGAATATTCAAGCggcttttgaaaaacataTGCTTAATATGCCTGCGAAAGAATTGCCCGTGTCTAATACACAAACTAAGTCTcgtaaaagaaaaaataatggtaCTGATGATGTAGATGATACCCCTGTAATCATAAGAAGAGCTCAAACTCATAATGGTAGACCAAAGAGAGAAATTCATCcaccaaaatcaaaagataTTTATCCATATGAAAACCCAAAACCCAAGTCCAAAAAACTACAACAAgcaatgaaattttgttcaaataTAGTTAAAGAGTTGACAagcaaaaaatattcttcatttaattATCCTTTCTTAGAACCAGTTGATCCAGTGGCAATGAATTTACCAACCTATTTCGATTTCGTCAAAGATCCAATGGATTTAGGTTCAATTGCTAAAAAACTAAGTAATTGGGAATATAATTCAATGGATCAATTCGAATCGGATATAAGACTAGTATTCAATAATTGTTACGCTTTTAATCCAGACGGTACTATCGTCAATATGATGGGTCATAGgttagaagaaatttttaacaATAAATGGGCTGATAGGCCTGCTTTTAATGAGGATATGGATAGTGATAGTGAAAGTGAAAATAGTGTGGATTACTATTACGATAATGGTAATGCAAACTATGAGtctgatattgatgaaagttTAATAACTAATCCTGCAATTCAATATCTAGAAGAACAATTAACAAGAATGAAAGTTGAATTgcaacaattgaaaaaacaagaaCTAGATAGAatcagaaaagaaagaaggtTGGCAAGAGGTACAAAAAGATCATCAAGTGGTAGGAGAGGTTCCgcaaaattaagaaaatcaaatcatCACCAAAAATCAAGtaagaagaaattcaaaaccGTAGTTACTTACGAAATGAAACGACTTATTACTGATCATGTCAACGACTTAGATACAGATGATTTAGCAAAAGTTGTTCATATTATTTCCCCAGGTGCTaaattagatgaagaaatcgaGTTTGACTTAGATGCCTTAGATAATGACACCATTTTAACTTTGTACAATACCTTTTTCAGAAAGTTCGATGAATCTGCAAATCTAAGCGGTGCTATAGAATCAAATCATCGCGAGGCCCCTTCACTATCACCCACTAATGgtgtaaataaaaaaagaagatcaaaaGCATTGACGGAGGAAGAACGTACAagacaaattgaaaaaattaaaaataaattggCTTATCTGGACCATGCTTCTCCAATTAGTCAGAACGCATCCCCAACAAATACTGCCTATAGTAACATTAATAGAAGTCTGAATACAACTTCCTCCTCCtctgatgatgatagtGAAAGtgaaagtgaagaagagTGA